From Vanrija pseudolonga chromosome 1, complete sequence, a single genomic window includes:
- the gpbA_2 gene encoding Guanine nucleotide-binding protein subunit beta: MSTQSEIQEKISAARREADGLKDKIRAAKDQTADTSLRAMANDTPPLPRLTLKVRRTLKGHLAKIYALHWSADKRHLVSASQDGKLIVWDAYTTNKVHAIPLRSSWVMTCAYSPSGSFVACGGLDNICTIYSLRGAGPGQGGGQVKVARELSAHTGYLSCCRFINDRQIVTSSGDMTCMLWDIEQGTRTMEFNDHTGDVMSISLAPNQNLFVSGACDATAKVWDIRTGRAVQTFTGHESDINAVQFFPNGDAFATGSDDATCKLFDLRADRELNSYQHDNILCGITSVAFSISGRVLFAGYDDYNVNVWDTLKGERIGVLAGHDNRVSCLGVSGDGIALCTGSWDSLLKVWS, translated from the exons ATGTCGACACAATCCGAGATTCAAGAGAAGATCTCGGCAGCCCGAAGGGAGGCAGACGGCCTCAAGGACAAGATTCGGGCAGCCAAGGACCAAACAGCAGACACGAGTC TGCGCGCCATGGCCAATGACacccctcctctcccccgcCTCACCCTCAAGGTTCGGCGAACCCTCAAAGGCCATCTGGCAAAGATTTACGCGCTTCACTGGTCGGCCGACAAGAGGCATCTTGTCTCTGCCTCTCAAGATGGCAAGCTGATCGTCTGGGACGCATACACAACCAACAAGGTTCACGCCATTCCGTTGCGGTCTAGTTGGGTCATGACCTGCGCCTACTCGCCCTCAGGAAGCTTTGTCGCCTGTGGTGGTCTCGACAACATCTGCACAATCTACTCGCTCCGCGGAGCTGGACCAgggcagggcggcggccaggtcAAGGTCGCTCGCGAACTGAGTGCCCACACAGGATATCTGTCCTGCTGTCGATTCATCAATGACCGCCAGATCGTCACTTCGTCGGGCGACATGACTTGCATGCTCTGGGACATTGAACAGGGAACACGGACGATGGAATTCAACGACCACACTGGCGACGTCATGAGCATTTCACTTGCGCCCAACCAGAACTTGTTCGTGTCGGGCGCGTGCGACGCAACAGCCAAAGTCTGGGATATTCGTACCGGCCGGGCCGTCCAGACGTTCACCGGTCACGAGTCGGACATTAACGCCGTTCA GTTCTTCCCCAACGGCGATGCGTTCGCCACAGGTTCAGATGACGCCACCTGCAAGCTCTTTGATCTCCGCGCAGACCGCGAGCTCAACTCGTACCAGCACGACAACATCCTTTGCGGCATTACTTCGGTCGCATTCTCCATCTCGGGCCGTGTCCTGTTTGCCGGCTACGACGACTACAACGTCAACGTCTGGGACACGCTAAAAGGCGAGCGCATTGGTGTGCTCGCAGGCCACGACAACCGCGTGTCCTGTCTCGGTGTCAGCGGGGACGGCATTGCCCTCTGCACTGGCTCTTGGGACAGCTTGCTCAAA GTCTGGTCGTAG
- the cti6 gene encoding Putative histone deacetylase complex subunit cti6 produces MEARRRQASASTSTSLSHEERSLAHGKGSGSVTPKRDEEDDGAPRRTRGRNPLPPTNGPLFPPLPPKQSKNSPKYSPKAPSRSPAGRTPRLASSSALSSAIDDDDRTSNVDSDALQRDGLRASPSKPNVPPSASSLTPPPGDGDEMDVDTNGNAPSEAPVATNTAAEDTGDDWDAYRRSRGVRSFSGAKPAPVKIEPVDTDAVPPPVEEPSNDVAAAAGDEAISDAPAHPDASGAAEEPPVDDEVVADEPATEEGAPAPTAEATEAQARARRRRGEEQLLLDDHLLPKEMRVHAAIPPRREKAPSSKRSEPPPEPKEEEPVVEEDVVDDVADEEEEDEEEEDEEDDDSKEEITRCVCKNDGEAEDADVMMIQCDKCNVWQHGGCVGIWGDDEAPDEYFCEECRPDLHNALRKWIRRSPRNAPFVAPTPSELQALHNSNDKNPPSQSKRWTDPDLMDPPPPKPTPRSHHRKETESDAGRRSARGRDAPAPNGRDKSAISSKDGARDRRRPTNRRVSTDVSSMSPPPSGRGGVGPEPRKRSTMNSRDAAYEEALKASLEASRRELSGDPEKEESADDRKRRRPEDDDGEEAKKGKKKKEDEDESSEATAPSAPSKPKHPNQYTYRPKSSAIAQSPARRGNGTPQPTLPPPSHEHGTRRAGAIASSLASANYATSSISNLNWYLPDHLSAWSDLLPASTPTPLVVPTPRSLQFLPRSHFLNQRYGPFTEDRDEAGKLILPDDRALRETDSDAVNHREPPTRVRYPVKRITVSEMRKRVRNVLEYVGRVQIEETKRGERAKQIGIPETLAPRPRLPPLSEERYGKGKGKHTPIPEPAEDADGDIAMTDGEAVRTRSPTPTPPTAAQLLEELTADLIAFQEAFHTGDFESLSFVTPARQPSADALAVPASASSSAGSVAPSAAPEPESTAEANGDAEAAVEADGKDGEEVPPELPVEDTPTAAAVDGDTEMADAEVGEPSAPVTEDKLAPPPLAEETPLIDEPSDRPRTMAAYPYLARTTFKYKSPHATDLSFAKGETIRVTGESPDDEDWAIGESLDGTRSGGFPKDFAVAIEEEEEAAAPVVPAPAVVAAAVPAPAPVAPPPPAAAPVEEPAPPAPPPAAEPVPPPPAPVERVAEATPVASPVAEAPPAPIPAPIPAPVASAPIPAPAPAPAAKPPSPVAVKPASPPPAAAPPPARAPVAVAAAAEGDDAPKPQSMKDRLAFFNAAQQKTAPPPPIKPKPAAGGLTWSQRQKLRQEQEAKEREEAAARGDAASPPPAAPAAVATAAPAEAAAPAAPAAPIARATSRDSEEGTGMSAADAAAAVSKGGSLKERMAALASGGAFGAPAERPPPPKPSGKVWTRPVAPPAPEPVEGEEDGAAAAAVPPPPIAIPRADPEEGEEADEAPAEQTEEDDEKARRAAIAARMAKLGARGPMGFAPPVPAARPTPARKPTAEAVTPSEEVSKAVEPEDVASPADEAPAAPAAEPEAPPAASPIAASVPILPPIATAADDATTAAPTSVKMPPIARRAAGPRKRGTTPAAASPSASAPETPVDAAPPAPPAPVVAEHVAEPAASPVAPPAPEINPRLERILPDGTIEPPPQIPVYGEEDPLPKSPEQQRLEKIETVIGAGILGVGGAAAAGIALSPAPASQHTEIPDPPPQVASEETPLPKSAAELDVERIEENLGGGGHGATGAAVAGIALSPIGDDEDGEDQATLDALRADGAHLFVAQGDDEHEAQDPNAPPANASYYNAEPEPEPVDASKAARRLSANRPGGPRPLPTRPPAHDDEEDGEAEGQHDDEPATASAPPPPPPGRPAPPPEEPPQVPSVPPAAAVPPPPPVGRPLAPPVPQHDFVEVDEEEIEVIEVDPEHIEVDPEQEDEAPPPSPPARQPTSPPVPPAHQRTLPPLQTSPPPPPPARSATSPTATSRSPISPAAAAAAGIGGLGALAAGAGIAAAAGSSDGAEGDAADAEASRRAGIAARMAKLGGIKFGAPPPVFRKQSVDEASSPVVANDAAQSPVVTSPDDPEHPDADADDPHPPTRAPRPSLVPGSAEDPSSPEDEAARRRATLARLRATGALGFGLFSGPQAVEEAEEAEDERGVEEEAEEDEAPPPPPPARPAVPGHRASLPPPPHAARPPPPPPPPEDEDEEEDEEEEEEEEEEEEDAPPPPPPARPAVPIPSRSATQVVPPSPIAPARAAPPPPPPVENQRYVEDDAPPPPPPPRAPQKQPSLPPGYAPPVPQSPAEHSRASFDAPPPPPPPARQATLPPPPSRQSTLPPSPGTPLIPPVLGGAVSQVTSTGSGDHQAGRASLSAHRPGFNELQQASTTHGAALIRAARSVFDQGKRGYYGDGSPTGFIRIAFEQAHLNAPDLTGPPGLPVYEQEASSVLKRLDEPRPGDIVAIYDGKFKGKKGLQSYTQQIGSVEDPLLGIIAEYDVKNKHKLRVLQVERGHPDEISYRLDDLKGGRVVVYRIGF; encoded by the exons ATGgaggcaaggcggcggcaagcctCTGCTTCCACATCcacctctctctctcacgAGGAGAGGTCCTTGGCCCACGGCAAAGGCTCGGGAAGCGTCACCCCCAAGCGCGATGAGGAAGATGACG gagcacctcgtcgcaCGCGTGGTCGCAACCCCCTACCTCCCACCAACGGCCCCCTCTTTCCCCCACTACCTCCCAAGCAGTCGAAAAACTCGCCCAAATACTCCCCCAAGGCGCCATCCCGTAGCCCCGCCGGCAGGACCCCACGCCtagcgtcgtcgagcgcgctcTCGAGCGCCATCGATGACGACGATCGCACATCAAATGTGGATTCGGACGCGTTGCAGCGCGATGGCCTccgcgcctcgcccagcAAGCCCAACGTGCCACCGAGCGCCTCCAGCctgaccccgccgccgggtgacggtgacgagATGGACGTGGACACGAATGGCAACGCGCCATCCGAGgcccccgtcgccaccaacactgccgccgaggacaccGGTGACGACTGGGACGCGTATCGTCGCAGTCGGGGTGTCCGGAGTTTCAGCGGCGCGAAGCCCGCCCCAGTCAAGATTGAGCCCGTCGACACGGATGCCGTACCACCGCCAGTGGAGGAGCCATCCAACGATGTCGCAGCAgccgctggcgacgaggctATTAGCGACGCACCGGCACATCCCGATGCCTCGggcgctgccgaggagccgccggtggacgacgaggtcgtcgccgacgaacCAGCGACCGAGGAAGGTGCCCCTGCCCCTAccgccgaggcgaccgaggctCAAGCTCGGGCGCGTAGGCGGCGGGGTGAGGAGCagctccttctcgacgaccacctctTGCCCAAAGAGAtgcgcgtgcacgccgccATCCCTCCAAGAAGAGAAAAGGCCCCAAGCTCAAAGCGCAGCGAGCCGCCTCCAGAGCCCAAAGAGGAAGAGCCagttgtcgaggaggacgtggtGGATGAcgttgccgacgaggaggaggaggacgaggaggaggaggacgaggaggatgatgacAGCAAGGAGGAGATCACGCGATGTGTTTGCAAGAATGATGGCGA AGCagaggacgccgacgtcatGATGATCCAGTGCGACAAATGCAACGTTTGGCAGCACGGAGGCTGTGTTGGCATctggggcgacgacgaggctcCCGACG AGTACTTTTGTGAAGAATGTCGACCCGACCTCCACAACGCTCTCCGCAAGTGGATCAGACGGAGTCCGCGTAACGC ACCCTTCGTTGCGCCAACGCCATCGGAGCTGCAGGCCTTGCACAACAGCAACGACAAGAATCCGCCATCTCAGTCAAAACGCTGGACCGACCCAGATCTCATGGACCCGCCTCCTCCCAAGCCCACTCCGAGGTCACATCACCGCAAGGAGACCGAGTCGGATGCGGGCCGAAGAAGCGCGCGTGGCCGTGACGCCCCAGCACCGAATGGGAGGGACAAGAGTGCCATCTCGTCCAAGGACGGTGCCAGGGATCGCCGACGACCAACCAACCGCCGAGTGTCCACGGACGTGTCGTCAATGTCTCCACCTCCATCTGGGCGTGGAGGTGTCGGACCCGAACCTCGGAAGCGGAGCACGATGAACTCGCGCGATGCGGCCTACGAGGAGGCACTAAAGGCCAGTCTGGAAGCCAGCCGCCGCGAGTTGTCTGGAGAccccgagaaggaggagtcGGCAGACGACCGCAAGCGGAGGCGCCCTGAAGACGATGATGgtgaggaggccaagaagggcaagaagaagaaggaggacgaaGATG AGTCCTCTGAAGCCACCGCTCCTTCGGCACCGTCAAAGCCCAAACACCCCAACCAGTATACGTACCGCCCCAAGAGCAGCGCCATCGCCCAGTCTCCTGCACGGAGAGGAAATGGAACCCCGCAACCTACTCTCCCGCCTCCTTCCCACGAGCACGGCACACGACGCGCAGGTGCCATTGCCAGCAGCCTGGCGTCGGCAAACTACGCCACTTCGTCCATCTCCAACCTCAACTGGTACCTGCCAGACCACCTCTCCGCATGGTCCGACTTGTTACCGGCCTCAACACCGACACCATTGGTAGTCCCGACTCCGCGATCACTGCAGTTCTTGCCTCGAAGCCACTTTTTGAACCAGCGATACGGCCCTTTCACCGAGGATCGCGACGAGGCTGGAAAGCTGATCTTGCCAGATGATCGGGCTTTGCGGGAAACCGACAGCGACGCAGTCAACCACCGGGAGCCGCCGACTCGGGTCCGGTATCCCGTCAAACGCATCACCGTCTCCGAGATGCGCAAGAGGGTTAGAAACGTGCTGGAATACGTTGGCCGCGTTCAAATAGAAGAGACCAAGCGCGGTGAACGGGCCAAGCAGATTGGCATCCCCGagacgctggcgccgcgtcCACGGCTACCTCCTCTCAGCGAAGAGAGGtacggcaagggcaagggcaagcatACTCCGATCCCGGAGCCCGCTGAGGACGCCGATGGCGACATTGCCATGACGGACGGCGAGGCTGTCCGGACAAGatcgcccacgccgacaccaccgacTGCTGCTCAGCTATTAGAAGAGCTGACGGCCGACCTCATCGCCTTTCAGGAAGCCTTTCATACGGGCGACTTTGAATCGCTCAGCTTTGTCACTCCGGCTCGGCAACCTTCAGCCGATGCGCTGGCTGTGCCAGCGTCGGCATCTTCCTCTGCGGGATCAGTTGCGCCGTCTGCAGCACCAGAGCCCGAGTCGACTGCCGAGGCAAATGGTGACGCTGAGGCTGCGGTGGAGGCTGATGGCAAGGATGGTGAGGAGGTGCCACCGGAGCTCCCTGTGGAGGATACACCGACAGCAGCGGCTGTGGACGGCGACACTGAgatggccgacgccgaggtgggcgagccCTCAGCCCCCGTCaccgaggacaagctcgcgcCCCCACCGCTTGCCGAGGAGACTCCGCTGATAGATGAACCGAGTG ACCGCCCGCGCACAATGGCCGCGTACCCATATctcgcgcgcacgac GTTCAAGTACAAGTCGCCGCATGCGACGGATCTGTCGttcgccaagggcgagac CATCCGCGTGACCGGCGAgtcgcccgacgacgaggactgggCCATCGGCGAGAGCCTCGACGGCACGCGATCAGGCGGGTTCCCCAAG GACTTTGCCGTCGcgatcgaggaggaggaggaggcggcggcgccggtggtgccaGCGCCTGCAGTCGTAGCTGCCGCCGTGCCAGCGCCGGCCCCAgtcgctccgcctcccccagccgccgcccccgtcgaggagccggcgccgcccgcacccccacccgccgctGAGCCtgtgcccccgcccccagccccggtcgagcgcgtggccgaggcgacacccgtcgcgtcgcccgtcgccgaggcgccgccagccccgaTCCCCGCCCCGATCCCTGCGCCCGTCGCCTCCGCGCCCatccccgcccccgcgcctgcCCCAGCGGCCAAGCCCCCCTCCCCAGTCGCCGTCAAGCCGgcctcgcccccgccagctgctgccccgccccccgcgcgcgctcccgttgccgtcgcggcggcggcggagggcgacgacgcacccAAGCCCCAGTCGATGAAGGACCGCCTGGCCTTCTTCAACGCCGCCCAGCAGAAgacggccccgccgccgcccatcaaGCCCAAACCCGCGGCTGGCGGCCTCACCTGGAGCCAGCGCCAGAAGCTCCGCCAGGAACAGGAGGCaaaggagcgcgaggaggccgctgcGCGTGGCGATGCTGCCTCGCCcccgcctgctgctcctgcagCCGTTGCTACTGCCGCTCCAgctgaggctgctgctccggccgcacccgccgcgcccatcgCCCGAGCGACCTCGCGCGACTCGGAAGAGGGCACCGGCATGTCGgctgctgacgccgccgcggccgtaTCGAAGGGAGGCTCGCTGAAGGAGCGCatggcggcgctcgcgtcgggcGGTGCGTTCGGAGCACCGGCCGAGCGCCCGCCTCCCCCCAAGCCGTCCGGCAAGGTCTGGACGCGGCCCGTCGCTCCCCCCGCTCCCGAGCCcgtggagggcgaggaggacggcgctgcagctgcggctgtcccacccccgcccatcGCGATCCCCCGCGCCGATCCCGaagagggagaggaggcTGACGAAGCCCCGGCCGAGcagaccgaggaggacgacgagaaggcccGCCGTGCAGCCATCGCCGCGCGTatggccaagctcggcgctcgtgggCCGATGGGCTTCGCCCCGCCTGTCCCTGCCGCTCGCCCGACCCCAGCCCGCAAGCCGACCGCTGAGGCAGTGACGCCTTCGGAGGAGGTCAGCAAGGCTGTGGAGCCCGAGGACGTGGCTAGCCCCGCGGATGAGGCCCCGGCCGCAcctgccgccgagcccgaggccccgcccgccgcatCGCCGATCGCGGCTTCCGTGCCCATCCTTCCCCCtatcgccaccgccgccgacgacgcaacAACCGCGGCACCCACGTCGGTCAAGATGCCCCCcatcgcgcgccgtgccgctgGCCCTCGCAAGCGCGGTACGACTCCGGCTGCTGCCTCGCcttccgcctcggcgcccgaGACCCCGGTCGACGcagccccgcccgcgccgcccgccccggTTGTCGCTGAGCACGTTGCTGAGCCAGCTGCCTCCCCAGTGGCACCTCCAGCTCCCGAGATCAACCctcgcctcgagcgcatcCTCCCTGACGGCACCatcgagccgccgccccagatTCCCGTCTACGGTGAGGAGGACCCCCTGCCCAAGAGCccagagcagcagcgtctCGAGAAGATCGAGACTGTTATCGGCGCTGGAAttcttggcgttggcggtgccgcggcggcaggtaTCGCTCTTTCCCCTGCTCCAGCTTCCCAGCACACCGAGATCCCCGACCCTCCTCCCCAGGTGGCCAGCGAGGAGACGCCGCTCCCCAAGTCGGCTGCCGAGTTGGACGTTGAACGCATTGAGGAGAACctcggcggaggcggccaCGGTGCGACTggtgctgctgtcgctggcATCGCTCTCTCGCCcatcggcgacgacgaggatggcgaggatcAAGCCACTCTCGACGCACTCCGTGCGGACGGTGCTCATCTCTTCGTGGcgcagggcgacgacgagcacgaggcccAGGACCCCAATGCGCCACCTGCCAACGCATCGTACTACAACGCGGAGCCCGAACCCGAGCCTGTTGACGCCTCCAAGGCCGCTCGTCGCTTGTCGGCAAACCGCCCGGGTGGACCTCGTCCCCTACCCACTCGCCCTCCAGCTcacgacgatgaggaggatggggaggcggagggtcAGCACGATGACGAGCCCGCAACGGCTTCggccccacccccgcctcccccagGCCGGCCGGCCCCACCTCCAGAGGAGCCGCCTCAGGTGCCCTCCGTCCCACCAGCTGCGGCGgtccctcccccgcctcctgTCGGTCGTCCCTTGGCCCCTCCTGTGCCCCAGCACGACTTTGTCGaagtggacgaggaggagattgaggtCATTGAGGTTGACCCGGAACACATTGAGGTTGACCCGGAacaggaggacgaggctcCCCCTCCTTCCCCTCCGGCTCGCCAGCCGACATCCCCCCCGGTCCCTCCTGCCCACCAGAGGACACTCCCTCCGCTGCaaacctcgccgccgccaccgccccccgcgcgcagcgcgacgtcgcccacGGCCACGAGCCGGTCTCCGATTtcgcctgccgctgccgctgccgccggtaTCGGCGGTCTCGGGGCActcgctgctggtgctgggatcgccgctgcggctgggTCGTctgacggcgccgagggcgacgccgcggacgccgaggcctcGCGTCGTGCCGGCATTGCCGCGCGCATGGCCAAGCTCGGAGGCATCAAGTTTGGCGCTCCTCCCCCCGTGTTCAGAAAGCAGAGCGTGGATGAAGCTTCCTCCCCTGTTGTCGCCAATGATGCCGCTCAGTCCCCCGTAGTGACATCGCCTGACGACCCGGAGCACCCTGACGCCGATGCGGATGACCCGCACCCACCTACCAGAGCGCCCCGCCCGTCGTTGGTCCCTGGGTCTGCCGAGGACCCGAGCTcgccagaggacgaggctgcgcgtcgccgtgctaCTCTTGCTCGTCTCCGTGCTACGGGTGCTCTCGGGTTCGGCCTCTTCAGCGGTCCTCAGGCTGTGGAGGAGGCCGAAGAGGCAGAAGACGAGCGGGGTGTGGAGGAAGAggctgaggaggacgaggctcctcctcccccacctccggCTCGCCCTGCTGTCCCAGGCCACCGTGCTTCCCTTCCGCCCCCACCACATGCTGcgcgccctccccctccccctcctcctcccgaggacgaagacgaggaggaggatgaggaagaagaagaggaggaggaggaggaggaggaggatgctccccctcccccgccgcctgctcgtccGGCTGTCCCGATCCCATCGAGGTCTGCCACTCAGGTTGTTCCCCCCAGCCCCATTGCGCCTGCCCGTGCTGccccgccccctcctccaccagtGGAGAACCAGCGctacgtcgaggacgacgccccacccccgcctcccccacctcgtGCTCCTCAGAAGCAGCCCAGCCTCCCTCCTGGGTACGCCCCACCGGTTCCCCAGTCGCCTGCGGAGCATTCGCGGGCCAGCTTTGACgctccacccccgccacctccaccagcCCGCCAGGCCACCCTGCCGCCTCCGCCCTCGCGCCAGTCCACCCTCCCGCCCTCTCCAGGTACCCCGCTCATACCCccggtgctcggcggcgctgttAGTCAGGTAACCTCGACCGGCTCTGGAGACCACCAGGCTGGGCGTGCATCGCTCTCGGCCCACCGACCCGGCTTCAACGAGTTACAGCAGGCGTCGACTACCCACGGTGCGGCTCTcatccgcgccgcgcgtaGCGTGTTCGACCAGGGCAAGCGCGGATACTATGGTGACGGCTCGCCGACTGGGTTCATTCGCATCGCTTTCGAGCAGGCGCACCTCAACGCTCCTGATCTGACTGGTCCGCCTGGGCTGCCGGTGTACGAGCAAGAGGCGTCGAGCGTgctcaagcgcctcgacgagccccGTCCCGGAGACATTGTCGCCATCTACGACGGCAAgttcaagggcaagaagggtCTGCAGAGCTACACGCAGCAGATTGGCAGCGTCGAGGACCCGCTGCTGGGCATTATCGCCGAGTACGACGTCAAGAACAAGCACAAGCTCCGCGTGttgcaggtcgagcgcgggcaCCCCGACGAGATCAGCTACCGTCTCGATGACCTCAAGGGCGGCCGGGTTGTCGTCTACCGCATCGGCTTCTAG
- the C27H6.8 gene encoding UPF0160 protein: protein MLSKTSARLFRSTLALPLLRPTTRTFMSTSPAAKKQKMTKTLATHNGTFHCDEALAIYLLRQTEEFKDSQLVRSRDPAKLEPADIVVDVGGVYDASKHRYDHHQRGFTEVFGHGGFDKIKLSSAGLVYKHFGKHIIAKTLGLAEEDPKVETLWLHLYGEFIESIDAIDNGVNITSGELAYNQRTDLSSRVRRLNPRWNEPTSDEIYDEKFEAASKITGEEFASQLDYFANAWLPARDIVVAALEDRFNVDKSGQVVVFKQSAPWKDHLFNIEPTLNPSSKILYVLYPESPDKADSKWRIQCVPESSDSFINRKSLPEAWRGVRDADLSKVSGIPGGVFCHASGFIGGNETYEGALAMARAALAE, encoded by the exons ATGCTCAGCAAGACAAGCGCAAGGTTGTTCAGAtccacgctcgcgctccccctcctccgccctACCACTAGAACCTTCATGTCGACCAGCCCCGCTGCCAAGAAGCAAAAGATGACCAAG ACTCTCGCGACCCACAACGGCACCTTCCACTGCGACG AGGCCCTGGCCATCTACCTCCTCCGCCAGACCGAGGAGTTCAAGGACTCGC AGCTCGTCCGCAGCCGTGACCCCGCGAAGC TCGAGCctgccgacattgtcgtcgacgtcggcggcgtctaCGACGCCTCCAAGCACCGTtacgaccaccaccagcgcggCTTCACCGAGGTGTTCGGCCACGGCGGCTTTGACAAGATCAAGCTCAGCTCGGCCGGCCTCGTGTACAAGCACTTTGGCAAGCACATTATCGCGAAgacgctcggcctcgccgaggaggacccCAAGGTCGAGACTCTCTGGCTCCACCTGTACGGCGAGTTCATCGAGTCGATCGACGCCATCGACAACGGCGTCAACATCACGTCTGGCGAGCTCGCATACAACCAGCGCACGGACCTGAGCTCGCGCGTCCGCCGCCTCAACCCCCGCTGGAACGAGCCCACCTCGGACGAGATCTACGAC GAGAAGTTTGAGGCCGCGTCCAAGATCACGGGCGAGGAGTTCGCCTCGCAGCTCGACTACTTTGCCAACGCGTGGCTCCCTGCCcgcgacattgtcgtcgccgccctcgaggaccGCTTCAACGTCGACAAGTCGGGCCAGGTCGTCGTGTTCAAGCAG TCCGCGCCGTGGAAGGACCACCTGTTCAACATTGAGCCTACCCTCAACCCCTCCTCCAAGATCCTCTACGTCCTCTACCCCGAGTCGCccgacaaggccgactcCAAGTGGCGCATCCAGTGCGTCCCCGAGTCATCAGACTCGTTCATCAACCGCAAGTCGCTGCCCGAGgcctggcgcggcgtgcgcgacgccgacctgtCAAAGGTCTCGGGCATCCCCGGCGGCGTCTTCTGCCACGCTTCTGGCTTCATTGGCGGTAACGAGACGTACGAGGGTGCTCTGGCCAtggcccgcgccgcgctcgcagaGTAG